A genomic window from Sphingomonas taxi includes:
- a CDS encoding F0F1 ATP synthase subunit gamma gives MASLKALKIRINSVKSTQKITKAMKMVAAAKLRRAQEAAQAGRPYAERLEAVVSSLSRQLAGGATVSPLLSGTGKDQVHLLVVATSERGLAGAFNTNIVRAARRKAEELEAQGKTVRFYLAGKKGRVLRRFYPNAILADHELGGHKTLGFQQAREVADDLLARYAAGEFDVAHLFYAKFVSALVQLPVGRQIIPVAVDETKADVPVASAGAVVEYEPDEEQILADLLPRNVAIQVFRAMLENAASEQGSRMNAMDNATRNAGDMINRLSIQYNRTRQAAITTELVEIISGAEAL, from the coding sequence ATGGCGTCGTTGAAGGCCCTCAAGATCCGGATCAACTCGGTCAAATCGACCCAGAAGATCACCAAGGCGATGAAGATGGTCGCCGCCGCCAAGCTGCGCCGCGCGCAGGAGGCGGCGCAGGCCGGCCGTCCCTATGCGGAGCGGCTGGAGGCGGTCGTCTCTAGCCTGTCGCGTCAGCTCGCCGGCGGGGCGACCGTGTCGCCGCTGCTGTCGGGCACCGGCAAGGACCAGGTGCATCTGCTCGTCGTCGCCACCTCCGAGCGTGGCCTCGCGGGCGCGTTCAACACCAACATCGTCCGCGCCGCCCGCCGCAAGGCGGAGGAGCTGGAGGCGCAGGGCAAGACCGTGCGCTTCTATCTCGCCGGCAAGAAGGGGCGGGTGCTCAGGCGCTTCTACCCGAACGCGATCCTCGCCGATCACGAGCTGGGCGGCCACAAGACGCTCGGCTTCCAGCAGGCCCGCGAAGTCGCCGACGACCTGCTCGCGCGCTATGCCGCCGGCGAGTTCGATGTCGCGCATCTGTTCTACGCCAAGTTCGTCTCGGCGCTGGTGCAGCTCCCCGTCGGTCGCCAGATCATCCCGGTCGCGGTCGACGAGACCAAGGCGGACGTGCCGGTCGCTTCGGCGGGCGCCGTGGTGGAATACGAGCCCGACGAGGAGCAGATCCTCGCCGACCTGTTGCCGCGCAACGTCGCGATCCAGGTGTTCCGCGCGATGCTCGAAAACGCCGCATCCGAGCAGGGCAGCCGCATGAACGCGATGGACAATGCCACCCGCAATGCGGGCGACATGATCAATCGCCTGTCGATCCAGTATAACCGCACGCGTCAGGCCGCGATCACGACCGAACTGGTCGAGATCATCTCCGGCGCCGAAGCGCTCTAA
- the atpA gene encoding F0F1 ATP synthase subunit alpha has product MDIRAAEISKVIKDQISNFGTEAQVTETGQVLSVGDGIARIYGLDNVQAGEMVEFANGVQGMALNLEADNVGVVIFGSDSEIREGDIVKRTGTIVDVPVGKGLLGRVVDGLGNPIDGKGPIVAEKRSRVEVKAPGIIPRQSVSEPMQSGLKAIDALVPVGRGQRELIIGDRQTGKSAVAIDTFINQKTINQSSDESKKLYCVYVAVGQKRSTVAQLVKTLEENGAMDYSIVVAATASEPAPLQFLAPYTGTAMGEYFRDNGMHALIVFDDLSKQAVAYRQMSLLLRRPPGREAYPGDVFYLHSRLLERAAKMSDANGGGSLTALPIIETQAGDVSAYIPTNVISITDGQIFLETDLFFAGIRPAINVGLSVSRVGSAAQTKAMKKVSGSIKLELAQYREMAAFAQFGSDLDASTQRLLNRGARLTELLKQAQFSPMPFEEQTASIFAGTNGYLDKVAVTDVVRYEQAMLQDLRANHAGVLTKIRETRDLGDEAKSGLKAALDQFAKTFA; this is encoded by the coding sequence ATGGATATCCGCGCCGCAGAAATCTCCAAGGTCATCAAGGACCAGATCAGCAACTTCGGCACCGAAGCGCAGGTCACCGAAACCGGTCAGGTGCTGTCGGTCGGCGACGGCATCGCGCGCATCTACGGTCTCGACAACGTCCAGGCGGGCGAGATGGTCGAGTTCGCCAACGGCGTGCAGGGCATGGCGCTCAACCTCGAGGCCGACAACGTCGGCGTCGTGATCTTCGGTTCGGACTCGGAGATCCGCGAGGGCGATATCGTCAAGCGCACCGGCACGATCGTTGACGTCCCCGTCGGCAAGGGCCTGCTCGGCCGCGTCGTCGATGGCCTCGGCAACCCGATCGACGGCAAGGGCCCGATCGTCGCCGAGAAGCGCAGCCGCGTCGAGGTCAAGGCACCGGGCATCATCCCGCGCCAGTCGGTCAGCGAGCCGATGCAGTCGGGCCTCAAGGCGATCGACGCGCTCGTTCCCGTCGGCCGCGGCCAGCGCGAGCTGATCATCGGCGATCGCCAGACCGGCAAGTCGGCAGTCGCGATCGACACCTTCATCAACCAGAAGACGATCAACCAGTCGTCGGACGAGTCGAAGAAGCTCTATTGCGTCTATGTCGCGGTCGGCCAGAAGCGCTCGACCGTCGCGCAGCTCGTCAAGACGCTCGAAGAGAATGGCGCGATGGACTATTCCATCGTCGTCGCCGCGACCGCGTCGGAGCCGGCACCGCTCCAGTTCCTCGCGCCCTATACCGGCACCGCGATGGGCGAATATTTCCGTGACAACGGCATGCACGCGCTGATCGTGTTCGACGATCTGTCGAAGCAGGCGGTCGCCTATCGCCAGATGTCGTTGCTGCTGCGCCGTCCGCCGGGCCGCGAAGCCTATCCGGGCGACGTCTTCTATCTGCACAGCCGCCTGCTCGAGCGCGCCGCCAAGATGTCGGACGCCAACGGCGGCGGCTCGCTCACCGCGCTGCCGATCATCGAGACCCAGGCGGGCGACGTGTCGGCCTATATCCCGACCAACGTGATCTCGATCACCGACGGCCAGATCTTCCTCGAAACCGACCTGTTCTTCGCCGGCATCCGCCCCGCGATCAACGTCGGCCTGTCGGTCAGCCGCGTCGGCTCGGCCGCACAGACCAAGGCGATGAAGAAGGTGTCGGGCTCGATCAAGCTCGAGCTCGCCCAGTATCGCGAGATGGCGGCGTTCGCGCAGTTCGGGTCTGACCTCGACGCCTCGACGCAGCGCCTGCTCAACCGCGGCGCGCGCCTCACCGAGCTGCTCAAGCAGGCGCAATTCTCGCCGATGCCCTTCGAGGAGCAGACCGCGTCGATCTTCGCCGGCACCAACGGCTATCTCGACAAGGTCGCGGTGACCGACGTCGTCCGCTACGAGCAGGCGATGTTGCAGGATCTGCGCGCCAACCACGCCGGCGTCCTCACCAAGATCCGCGAGACGCGCGATCTCGGCGACGAGGCCAAGTCGGGGCTGAAGGCCGCGCTCGACCAGTTTGCGAAGACCTTCGCGTAA
- a CDS encoding F0F1 ATP synthase subunit delta: METSIGTSGGGIQASLGGRYAIALFDLARDARTIDTVESSLANVRDALNESADFRALTVSPLVARGAAVKAVLATADALGVDATTKNFLGVLAENRRLGQLPAIIRAFRQLAARHRGEIAAEVTSAHPLNDEQVVELKQQLRQRVGRDVSVDLSVDPDLLGGLVVRIGSQMIDSSIRTRLNTLAHAMKG; this comes from the coding sequence GTGGAGACATCCATCGGTACTTCTGGCGGCGGTATTCAGGCGAGCCTGGGTGGGCGTTACGCGATCGCCCTGTTCGATCTCGCGCGCGACGCCAGGACGATCGACACCGTCGAATCCAGCCTCGCCAATGTGCGCGACGCGCTGAACGAAAGCGCCGATTTCCGCGCACTCACCGTCAGCCCGCTGGTCGCCCGCGGCGCCGCGGTGAAGGCGGTGCTCGCCACCGCCGATGCGCTCGGCGTCGACGCCACCACCAAGAATTTCCTCGGCGTCCTCGCCGAGAACCGCCGCCTCGGCCAGCTGCCCGCGATCATCCGCGCCTTCCGCCAGCTCGCCGCGCGCCACCGCGGCGAGATCGCCGCCGAGGTGACCAGCGCGCATCCGCTGAACGACGAGCAGGTCGTCGAGCTCAAGCAGCAGCTCCGCCAGCGCGTCGGCCGCGACGTCTCCGTCGACCTGTCGGTCGACCCCGATTTGCTCGGCGGCCTGGTCGTCCGCATCGGTTCACAGATGATCGATTCGTCGATCCGCACCCGTCTCAATACTCTCGCGCACGCGATGAAGGGCTAA